ATAAACGTATAATCTACAAGAAATTAGAACTATCAAACATAACTAATTCAATCATAGTTTTATAAGTGAATCAAAAAGAGAAGAATTTGAAGTATTTTTGGTAAAGAGATCATTTTCAATACACCTGTAACtcgaaaaaacaagaaaagtatAATCTACGGCGAATTTAAAGTTAATATATTTTGCAACTATATGTTGTCTGAAGCTGGAAGATACGTTTAACAAGGGAAACAATGCTGCCtgctctttttaattttttattataaagagGATTTATATGTTTGATATGGATTAAGACATAAACTTTGAAAACAACTATACAAGCAATCACAAACCTCCAAGGAATTTGGTTGTAACTTATACAACCAAGAACTCATGGGCGTAACAAACAACCACAAAAATTAATACTCGCTCCGTCCCATATTCGTTGTCTACTTTTCTCTTTACATTTTGCTTAcgaaatcataaataaagacaattttactaatttactccATAATAAGCTTTTTTCAGAGTTTACAAACACTTTTTTAAAAGAACTAGTTGTAAaggtaaaatgaaaaaatttaatcaattatgttCTGGTTTTgtaaattgacaagtaatttaGGACAACTATTTATAATAAAGTGGACAATTTAGAGTGTACGTAAAATCTACGTACACTCTATCTTTCCCAGGTACCTTTTCCGGGATttcactaaatatattattgttggacaactaatatgaaacTGAGAAAGGAGTAGTAACTTTGTAAGCAATATATAAAGGGGGCTTAATGACTTTGTGAAGATACAAGTTTATTAGTAGCAACACAACTAGCAAATAAAAGTACAAGATAAACCAAATGGACCAAAACCAAACAccatcatcatcaacaacaacaacaatgaacCAAAACCAAACATCATCAACTAGTACTACATTTTCTTCACTAATGATTGGCTTGAAACCACTAGTGGGATCTCTAGTGATGAGACTCATAACATTTAGCTGCTTGTTGGTGTCATTGATTGTCATGGCTACTAATAGTTTTGATACATTTAACATTTATGGTTTACCAATCAAGGTTGATTCCACTGACATTCATGTTTACCGGTAAAACTACTTTTTCCCTTTACAATACACTTCATCACTTTGTGTGTGTTCGGTACGAACGAAAGTATTTTCCAATATTCTCTTGTTCGGTAAGAAAACGAGTTTTttgaaaatgaggaaaatgacttctctAGTGGAAGTATGGAAAATAGATTCCACAAGTGACATTTCAACTTGCTTGTGTCCCCACCACCCTCTAGCACACCTCATCTTCACCCAGGTCCCTAGTTTGTTTTACGGTGAATTACTCCTATAAATGaatgtgtatatattttattgatttttcatCGCACATCGGAGCCTGACTAAATTCAGAGTCGCGCATTAGAGGACTTGATTAAATGAATGTGTATATGCTTTTTTTACTTatcctaattatttttattttttggatgcAGTTATATGATAGCTGCAGATGTGATTGGAATGGCCTACACATCGTTACTAATTGTGTTAATATTTTTCCATGTGAAATCTGGAAGTCCCATTGATGGTGGTCTTGCTTATTTTGAATTCTATGGTGATAAGGTATGTAAATCAATGATGACAaggttttgaaataattatcaatGATCTCGGGTTTAAGCTCTGGTAGTGACAATTTTTTAGTAATGTGTTTTTTCGTTTTAATAGACCTTAATGTGGTTCGAGTTTGAATTAATTGGGGTCTCAATAGGGCTATCAAACACTCggtggaaaattgaaaaaacacaCTTTATCCCAATGTTTCGAGGTGTCTAAGTTTCCTACCtaaattattatcaattatttaTCGAAACACACTCCAACTATCTATTGTTTCCTTTTTCTACTTGAAATATCACCATTGTTTAGGAATAATTGATAATTGAACtgtgttttgataaatagtttGTGAAAGTTCAAATAGAAAATTTGCACACCTAATAGTGCAGGTATGAAAAtcgtaaaactaaaaatattttagctgTGTTTTTGACCGTGCACTTTATATTAAAACACATTTCTCAACTATCAATTCAAGTACTAAGTAGTTGAGGTGTGTTTTAATACATAGACAGTGATAGTTCAGATAGGAACAAAAAACAACTGATTACTGATAGTTATAATGTGAAACTCGTGAAAAGTGATAATTCAGATATATTATTTTGCAGATAATTTTATTCCTATTGGCTACTGGTGCTGCTGGTGGATTAGGATTGACAGTGGAATATAACAGAATTAAGGACAATGATGAGACTacccaaaatatacaaaattttatcaACATAGCAAATGCTTCTGCTAGTGTGCTTCTTCTTGGATCTATTTCCTCTGCTATTTCCTCTATCATTTCTTCTCTCAATCTTCCAAAGAGATCTTCTTCATAAGTCGCACTATTgttcagactcttcaaaaatattatcgTATTCGTGTTGAATATTTCAAAAACTACGTAATTTTTGGAAGCGCGAACATGTCTAACGATATTTCTGAAGAGTTCGAAGATTATGAACATGCAAATTGCAAAAATTTGGACCATGCTAGCTAATTCAATtcataatatgtttttttttcctttttttgtctttggaattttgtttattgttttcttgttgaaaataaattgatgatAAGTACGACATGAATAAATTGCATGCTTGAGATTGGTAGCATGAAGAATTTAATGTTATCATTGTAATTTTTGTCTCTttgttattttagttattttggggaaatttgtatttttaattcttgaaatataataatgaattttgattttaatttttgtgatacctgataaaatatatttaacattGAATTGATTGTAGTATGTGTTTGTTATCCTTCAATTTGTGAATATTCTTATATTTAACGAAATATGAACTGTTATATCATTTAATTACTCATTCCTTATGTTAAATTTGTATTGTTATCACATATTAGAAGGTAATATAGTTCTAACAATCTAACTATAAGTAATTCCCTATTTAGAAGGACTAATAACACATTTTGATTAATCCAAATTAAATATGCTTAGTAAAATATCACAAAGGATCAAAATCAAAACTTACTAATAATTAGAGGATCAAAAGTGCAATTAGCcccttttttttatgttatccTATGTTCCATCCCTCTCACCCACCTAACCCAACCCACCCAcccccaaacaaaaaaaaacctttCCACCACACCAATAAAagtttaaaagaacaaaaaagaaaaaaaagaacctTTTTTGCCTAAACAACACTCTTTTTATGTTGCTTAATCCTTCATGACATAAAAGGTTCTCTTACATTCATATACTATATAGTATCTATAAAACATTCAATAGCTACACATTTCTCCCTTTCCTTAAACTCCAAAAAAGTCCAATTTTTCCTCCATAATTTTCCACCTCaacacacacacatacaaaGATTCAAAGTTTCTCTAAATTTCAAGAACCTCGTATCTTTTTCATCACGATTTTCTCTTCAAGGACACTCGTCTCTCATCATGAACAACACAATAGGAGATGGCATTGAAGATACTCAAGATCATTACATTGGTGAAAAAAACTTCGAAAATTATGGATATGGCATTGGATTTTCCCTTTTGATCCTTGTTATACTTATACTCATCACCTATTCTTCTTACTTATATATTGGAAAAAGATCAAGTACCAATAATTCCTCTTCACATAATATTGTCAACAACACCACAACCAACACAACTATAGTTGAAAATCAATTGATTTTCATTCAACAAGGTCTTGATGAAACAACTTTGAGAAATTATCCAAAATTACTTTATTCACAAGCTAAGAGTCACAACAAAAGggattttttaatttcttctggTTGTTCAATTTGTTTGGTTGATTATAAAGACAATGATAAACTTAGACTTTTGCCTGATTGTCACCATATTTTTCATGTCAAATGTATTGACCCTTGGCTTAGACTTCACCCTACTTGTCCAAATTGTAGAAGTTCTCCTTTTCCATCTCCTTTACCTACTCCTTTGGCTGAGGTGGTTCCTTTGGCAACAACAAGGCAAAGTTGATGAGGGAAAAGATTTACTCGCACCTGATGTGGATGTGTATCAGATTCTTCAAAATCGATGTAATTTTTGAACAATCTGATACGAGTGTGACAACATTTCTCCGGGGTCATCCAATCAACATAGATGTTTTGCAcattaagttattattatttaaccATGGCCATCACACAAACATGGTATAATGTAAATATCAAGTGTGAGTAAGTATTTTTCAAGTTGAGTCCATCaccattcttttttttcttttcttttaacaaGTCCATTACCATATTTGGTGTTTTTTTCCTACTCttgtttttctcttcttttttttttctctttttggccttttttcttttcttattctGGTATGTAAATGATCCACATATATTATTGTAAGTTGTACATGTTAGGTTGCTTAATTGGTATATATTGATGAAGTCCTACAAAAGGGAATTTTGCACAATCCaaaatctttcattttcttcaatctTAATGATTTATTTCTTGTTTATAGAACCGTATGAACATATGTACAGAATTTTATCTCAAGCAAGCACAATATTGCGGAAAAATATTATCCGAATTAATCTCGATGCTTACACCAAACAAATAAATGCATTACATTTgtctttatataaaatttaattaagcACTTAACTACAGTtaataataagtatttttttagtcTAAATTTATCGCTTAATTATGGGTagcaatgatttttttaaaatataagaaaaaaaactgCATTCTTGTTGCACTTGTCGTTTGAACTAACATCTAATTTTGAATGTCTCAATTGATAATAGTTTTTGCAAATCGAGTtataatctaattttttttaacgacTCAATAATTTGGAAATATGGGTAGGTTCTAAAAACTCTGAACTGACTTTCTTCAAACAACAACTACAGCATATCCAATGTATTCCCACAAGTCGAGTCTAAGATGGTAAGATATACACGAACCTTATCCCTACCTTTGTAGGGTAGATAGGTTGTTTCTAATACGTGTTCCATTAGATATTGTTTCAAATAACTTGTAATCAAAGGCTGAGTATATGTGCCTAGTACTAACTGCTAAGCAATTCTTAATCGATTAGTTGTTGCATGCATTTAGATTCAAAGAATATATGTTCATTTCTTAAATATTGGTTTAAGGAtcacatattttctatttcCAAATAAGTTTGCTTTTCTTGAAAGagtaatttaaataaatgaTCTGGCAAATATAGTATTCAATGGAGTAAAATATTTGTCCAAACAGAATCTCCTGCCAAATGTCCCGATTATTCTATTAGGTACTTGCTATTGAGTAGCTCCATGCACCATCCATCGGGTAGTGTGCACCACGTCCAGGTAGCTCTGAGCATCAAAATTTAAACTGGTGAGAAGAAATTACACAACGTTAATCTGCAATATTGATTCAGGAATATGTTTTTCATCTCGAAAATAAGTCCTCGATAGAAAGAGAAATACTTAGAGAAACAAACATTTCCTTATTATGTCACAAGTACAGAAAACGAatttatagaaagaaaaaacaaaggcTAACCAGGCTCTCTTACAGCCCCCTACTGATACAACTACAACCACTTTACCAAGAAATGTTGCCCAAAATTGTGACACTTTATGCCAAAAAAGACGATAGGATTACAAGATCTTCACTTCCTGGAGATGCAGATCTACAAAGCgcaagatttaaaaaaaagaaaaaagagaatagCGCAAACCCATAAACCATGGCTGCTGATATATCATCGTAAGGATCCAATGTTGTTGCCAACTGCTTCACTTCCTTCTGTTCTTATTTCTATTAACTTTGACAATCTTTCGACCTGATTTGTCAGGACCATTGCTACCCAATGAGAAACTCCCTCCAGCACCTAAACTGCCTGATGCTGCAAATGGAGATGGATTCTGAACAGCAGCAGCAGCTGCCTGATTCTGCTGGCCACCAAATTGGAATGGATTAGGTGTTGAACCAAACATGAAACCACCAGGAGAGGGCGAGACAGAAGGTTGACCAAAAGCAACAGCAGGGGAAGATGCATGCATAGTGTCCTCGGCCATGCTGTCTTCCATGCTCATCTGGTTATTATTTCCAGGGGATGCAGTAAAAGGAGAAGTAGAGTTCCCAAATATGGCCTGCGTAGACGGATTTGTCAAAGAAGTTGAACCAAATGGAAAGGCTGGTCCACTAGGAGTACTGGGTGCTGATCCAAAGACCGCAGCAGTGGTGGCTGGAGGAGtaaaagatgatgaagatgcTCCAAATGCAAACCCAGTAGGGGTAGCAGAACTAAATGGGGAACTAAAGACAGGAGACTTAGGGGCCTGCCAATTGGAACCTAAAATTCCAGCAGCACTGGAAGTTTGTGGAGAGGCAGAACTGGCACCAAAAGCAAATGGACTAGGACTGACTGTGCTGGTGGCATTGACAGCATTTGTTGACGAAACTGAAGAGCTAGCACCAAAACTAAATACGCTGGGGGCAGCACTAGTGGAGGTGCTGACAGTATTTGTTGACAGAACGGAAGAACTAGCACCAAAATTAAATATGCCAGCGGTAGCACTGGTAGAGATGCTGACAGTATTTGTTGAGCAAGCCGAAGAGTTGCCACCAAAACTAAACACGCCAGGAGTAGCATTGGTGGAGGTGCTGACAGTATTGGTTGAAGAAGCTGAAGAACCACCACCAAAACTAAATATTCCAGGAGCAGCACTATTAGACATGCTGACATTGTTCAATGAGGAAGCTGAAGAACTACCACCAAAATTAAATGTGCTAGGACTAGGGCGGGTAGAGGTGTCGACGGCATTTGCCGAGGAAGATGAAGATTTATTACCAAAACTAAATATAGCAGAAGTAGCATTGCTGGAAGTGGCAAGTGCAGCGGTGGCTGCATGAACTGCCGGACTAGCACCAAAAGTGAACGCCAGCTGAGTTGTCCCACTGCTAGGTCCGACTGAACTGCTCATCGTAGATGAGGTTGAAGAACTTGCCCCAAAACTAAAATTTCCAAAAGCAGCAGCGCTGGAGCCAACGGGGTTGCTATCTGAAGCAGCAGCAGAAACTATACCAGTATTACTTGAAGCAGAACCGACAGAGGAGAAAGATGTCATTCCGGAATTGCCCACTTCTGGTGATGTAGTAGATGATCCAAAATGAGCAGGAACACTCTGTGTGACTCTGGTATTGTCTGATCCAGTGAGAGAAGTTTGTGCACTAACAAGTGACTGAGCTCCAGTGCTGAAAACAGAACTCTGAGACTGGACACTAGCTGTAGTAACTGTGGACATTCCTGATGAACTAAAACCAAAAATACTATTTCCAGGACTTGTAGATGCAAATGATGAGCCCGCAAAAGGTGAATTGCTACTCAAGTTGTCAGAATTAGCTGCTTTGGTTTTCAGGTCTGCATCGTCTGCAGTGGAAGCTGTTGATAGCGTTGACACCATTGGTGGAACTTCAGAGGGACCAGATTTGATAAGAGGTTCAGTTGATACTGAAGATGCTGCAGCAAAACCAAACAGACCACCACCAACAGCAGCTGAAATGCTTGTGGAATGGGCAACCTCACTTGAACTGTAAGATTGAACATCCTTGGGGGAATTACTTGATGCCAAGAGAGAAGTGGCTGAGATAGCAGGACTAGGTGTGAACTGTCCATTACTGAAGCTAGAAGTGCTTGATGGAGCAGCAAATAAAACTGAAGGTGATAAACCAGATGATAAAGGTTCTAATTTCCCATTGCTTTTCCCATCCTTCTGTGAGTTATCTGACTCAAGGAGCTCCGATGAAGCACCAGCCAGGCCAAAAGCAGGGTTGGATAAACTGCAGATAAAGAGGAAAAATTTGATAACTGCCTTCAATTAGTACCAGAAGGGTGCATAAAACTCAAAAGGACTTCACACTAATTTCCTTCACTTAATTTTTCTACAGAAGGCTGAAtagcatcttcaagttcttcattATTTGTTCTCAGCTTAAAGTCTTCTTTGCCACTCCtcaacaaataaaattcaactACTAGACTTCTTTTAACAAGTGATAGACCTTGCAATCTAACGGTCATACTTGACAGTAATTACCAGTAATATTTAGTTTCTCCTAGGTTTTCATCAATCGCATCAAAAGAATCTCTAGAGTGGAGGGGAGTGTTAGTAAGAAGAGCTTAAGATTTTACACAGCAAGATACGTGGAACCCCAAGTGTCTACAATTTTGAAGgttaaaagaacaaaacaaaaatatcacAAGATTTCTTCTGACAGTAACTACTTTTGTGTTACTTTCTCCTAGGTTTTAATCAAtcacatcaaaaagaatttcTAGAGTGTGGTGGAGTGCAAGTCACAAGAGCTTAAGATGTTCACATTGTGCAAAATATCTGGAACCCCAAGTGCCTACATTTTGACGgttaaaagaacaaaacaaaaactatCATGACAATTCTAGACTTGCTAGCTTTGTATCTGCTATCATTATCATTAGACAAATGCATTGTAGAACATGGTGACAAAAgtaataacaattaaaaacataTCCTTGGAATTTGATAAAGTAGGAACTAACCTGCTTGAGCCTTCTGGTTTTAACCCTGAGAGAGGGAATGATGATGAAAATAGAAGAGCTGGGACCTTGTCACCACTCGACTCCTTTGATTTGTTTGACCCAAATGATGGTGGGACAACCTCCGGTGACAGGGGATCAGAACTGGGCAGGAAACTGGGGCTGCTGACGCTGATAAGAGCAGCATCAGGAACCTTCATATCCTTTCTTTTGTTCAAAATCCCCAGGTTAGCATTTGTTTCAGAAAGAGCAGCAGGTTTGTTCAGGGCTTCATCAGTAGACAGAGACTTCTTTTCAGCACCAGATATACCCATCTTATCTCTTCCTTCAGCCAATTGAGAGGCAGACTTGTCAAAGTTTATATCCTCATCCATCTCAAACGAGTCCTGTGAAGACGAGAATAACAGTTAAACAAAATGACTATGAACTAAATTGGTTATTGTCAGCAACTCCCCAAACTTAcaaaagaatcttgacaaaGACACCGatgaataaaactaaaaaagtaAATAGTCCAAAATTTAGATGGGTAATGGTCATGAAGCACTAGTATtcccttcattttattttatgcgACTATATTTGATTGCAAAGAAGGTAAGATGTTAATTAGACTTATATAACATGTCAGTGACAATGAAAGAGAACACTAATAAGGAATTGGTCTACATAGAAATCATCATTGCACCACCACAAATGAAATAGAAGGAATCGGTCTAAAGAGAAATCACCATTGCACAGCCACAAATTGTCTGAAAAGTGCAATACAAAAGAGCAAGATGTTCGCAAGTATCCAGAAGATGCACTGACAAGGCCCAAATTTGTTGTAACACAGTAGGACTCCAATTCAAAGCTAGTAAAGATAGTCAAAGACCACAAATAAGTTGAAAAAAAGGGAATGAACCTCAAGTGCACTCATCCTAAAAGCATGCTTCTTCTGAGGTGGAACTGAAGACTTCTTATCCAGTGAATCAGCTGTTTCCACACCTGGTTGAGCATGTTGAGCATCTTCAAATGAATTCTTTTCATTATTCTTTGCTACAACAGTTGGCCTGTTAATAGATTCATTTTGCCGATGTTGTTCTATTTTGCCTTGCTTCTGCAAACTAGAATCATGGCCATTGGTTGGAATAACCTTAGACCAATTTTCCAACTTATGGCTGTCTTGTGCACTCTGTAGCAGCTTGGGAGAATCCAAAGACTCCAAGCTTTTAAGAGCTTGTCCGCGAAGCATGTTTGGTGACAATTTCTTGGGTGTTTTATCACTCCCTGCAGCTAGTCTTGATTCTGATGACTTCTCCTTTGGGGTCAGATTTTCAAGATGCTCCAATATCTTTGCAGCTGTCTCACTGGGCTTGGGAGGGATGTGAACATACCTTGTAGGCACATCAGCAGCAGCAGAAGCAACTCCTCCAGGACTAGGACGTGAAATTCCATGTGACAGGAGATTTGGTTTCTGTCGAGTCCTGCGAATGGGGCCAACAGAGCCGATATCATCTTCCAGATCAGAACTTCTCCGTTTGAGGGGCTGAAAGAGGAAAAAACTGAAATTCACTCACAGATGGCAATACAAGTAAAGAATGCAAATCAGTTCAATACCACAGTGATTTGTAAATAATACCTGTTTAGAGCCAAAATATCCATCATGCTCCAAGACTGACTCAGATAAAGAAGGCCCGCTATAAGCATTATGTGTGGAGCTACTTGCCTGATAGAGGACCaaagttaaacaaaaaattctaagaaattaaataatttccAACACTTAAAGTACGCAGAAAAGCATACGCACCATTTGACCATCAGTTTGACGAAGTCTGGAGTACGGTGTGCGAGCCATGTGGTATATTGCAGATCTTCCACGAGACCTTGGAGGGGTAAATCCATTTACTCGAACCCCAATAAGACCAGCAGTCTTTGTAGTCACTGATGTAATAGGCAAATTTTGGGAATATGCTACATTTTTTAGCTCTGGTGAATCTACTCTCACACTAGCCTTTGATGGCCTAGTGTCCATGTAAGCTTTTGCAAGTTCAGCAGCCGATGCAACATTCCCTTTAGGGGCCTGGAACCATCAACACATTTATGTCAGAAACTGACCCAATATTTACATACTTGCAACAAAGCTAATATGTCGGGTACCCAAACAAGGCATCCATCTTACTCTTGAACTTGTGACAGGGGTAGCAACAGCACCCTTATCATTCCCAGCAGGGGTATCTACAGTTTTGGAGCGCAAAAGTTCTGTCAAGTGGTCAATTTCATCTCTGCACCCACCAAATCTCATATTAGTAAACACTAAACACCATATGTCACCTTGAAACCAAATATCAATGTACTatttaattcttcttcttcgtcttttGGGTAAGTCCTGCCTGGAAAAGTCAATTCAACTGAACCAGATTTCTAACTTCATTGGTTCCTATAAGAACGTTAGTCTCCCATACATTGACTAAAAGTACCTAATAAGGATGATCAAGGGGTTAGCTCTATAAAGTAGTGGCTACGACAAAAAAGGATGCTACAAAACCAGCGCGTATCTTTAACTAACCCTTCATCCAGAAACAGACGAACTCAATTGAGGCCAACATCAAGAACATAACATTCAGACAGATTACATTAGAGTTCAAAAGAAATTGTTTAATCTAAATGAAAAAATAGCAATTCACTTCTTGATGGACGATTTCACACAATACATGTGTTGGTGGTGGTGGGAGGAAGCAGGTACAATGAAATTAAACGAGGTACGCGCAAACTGGCCCGGACACCATGGTTATTAAGaaaagagtaatttttttatgacaagaaaAGATTACTTTACGAGGAACAAAAACGTATAACAAgtaaaaaaagacatttttgatgATCAAGAAATGAGTTGTTTACAGCTTCGAAATTCAACTGTATAATTGGCCAGCAAATCTACCCTTCTTCACTTAAACCAAAACCAAGAAGGATTTGAATCTGTAACAAGTGCCCACCACACATCGCTTGTTAATACCTTTACGATTGACCCAAAGTCTGAGGCAACAGCAAGATCAAATTTCTGGCTTCCAGTTTTCTATAGTTCATCGATATGAAAATGCACATCAGAATATAATGACAGTATTAACCACTGATAGAGCATGTACCAGTGGCAGTGAATTTACATTTGATAAACATGTAGAGCCACCGAAACCTGAAATAAGAGATAAAGCAGACACAATTCTAACAACTGCTACGTTATCACAACGCTTACCTGCTGAATGTCTTTTGTTTCAACAGTTGCTCAAGCTCTGAGAATGCACTGTCCTCAGAGCTGCATGCAGCATTGCGAACTTCATGTCCAGTGGCTACTACTGCTCCAGCATGATCCTTCATCAAGAGGAAGAATTGTTCATCAAAATAAGTATATTCCtaaggaaaggaaaaaaagtggTTGTTTCTTGGAAGATGGACAATTCATGTGATGAAAACACGTGAAAAGTAAAATACATAAGCACCAGATTTCAGAAGTTCTGAGCACAAGAATTATGCATAGTAAACTTACTTTAAGACAAGACTCCTGCTGCACATCCTTTGATTCTTGTCTTGCTTCTGCTTATATGAAAAAGGAAACCAGGTCTTAACTAAAGTCTGACATAAAAgttaatgaaaaagaagaagcaaatgAAGTTCATAGCAAGATGTTCAGCTAATAAATGTCAGAAAATGACTTAAGAGCAAAATTAGGTGGAGTTAGTATATGAATCAGTTGTCTTCACTTTGCTCTATTGGCCCAACACACACCTAGGAAAgcacatctttttcttttttaaggaAAAGAAGATAGCAGACATCTCTTTAGTCTTACTTAACACAGtagaaaattacattttttgaAAACCCAAATGTAACACAACAGAATAACAAACAATTCAGAGCACACACCAATTTACACACGAATAGATCATAAAGAAAAGTGTATGCAGCATAGGACAAACTTTTTTACAGCAATTTTTCTAAATTCATCAAAGGGCGACAAAAGGCAAGCTTTCCAACTAGATATACCAACTGAAAAAAGACAAGCTTTCCAAGTTTGTGTTTTGAGTCTTTGAGACTAAATGAAAATCATCAAAAGCATTCTGCTTTCTGGACACACAACTACTACTACTTATCACCTCATTTCTAAGCATTGATATATCAACCAAATTTGATGCAATAGCATTCTGTTATTTAACAAGACAAACTTAACAACCAGTACTATAATAGCTCCATCCCAAACTAGTTGTAATTCATTATACAAATCTATTTAATATAGATCACACTCTATCGAGCTCcccaaagaaagaaaattacaaCTTTTGACTAAACAAATGTAATGCTGCTACGGAACAAACAGCAAATTCAGAGCAAACTCCAAACAATTCAAATAAGCATAGTCCAATACAGAAATGTGTAAATCAGAACCTGGAGGAGGTGGTAATGGCATCGGAGGTAGTGGCAATGGCGTCGGAGCAGGGGTAAGACGTTTTTGGAAGATCGAAGAAAAGAACCGTCGAGCACCGGAAGTGATGAGCTTCGTGGCAGGATCGACAACGAGCTTTGTGAGCCAACTAGGGTTCCGGAGGGCAGTCGGTGGTCGATCGTAAGGAGTAGTTTGGTTCTTACGGAACGGTCGTCTCCGGAACTTTCCTCCAGCTCCTCCGCCTTCGTAGGCTGAGGAACTCGCCGTTCTGCCGTCTCCCGCCGCCGCCATTTATTCAAAACCACCGAGAGAAAAAGACGAgggaaaaaaatggaatttgagggggaaattagggttttattttCGTGGATGGACACGGAAATCGAGAAAAATATCGGCGAATTGACATTGGCGGGCGTGGCGGTAAATAAATGATTTGCTGTCTTGCCCTTTTATTTTTTGGCAAGTAGGATAAAACTTTGATATTCGattcgatattttaaaatttgattaattaattgatgattaaaagtaaatattaaaCTTTTAAAGATTGATTCGATATAACTTTTAGAGtgatgaattaaattttaatacaataatttgGTAATAATTACataaccaaatatatatattgacaaaatgtatttataatttgtttaatattAAACATGTTTGTTTTTAAAGAAATCAGGTATAAAAGttagatatttattttgaagTCTTAA
The DNA window shown above is from Solanum stenotomum isolate F172 chromosome 6, ASM1918654v1, whole genome shotgun sequence and carries:
- the LOC125866852 gene encoding nuclear pore complex protein NUP1-like isoform X2 translates to MDLPLQGLVEDLQYTTWLAHRTPDFVKLMVKWQVAPHIMLIAGLLYLSQSWSMMDILALNSFFLFQPLKRRSSDLEDDIGSVGPIRRTRQKPNLLSHGISRPSPGGVASAAADVPTRYVHIPPKPSETAAKILEHLENLTPKEKSSESRLAAGSDKTPKKLSPNMLRGQALKSLESLDSPKLLQSAQDSHKLENWSKVIPTNGHDSSLQKQGKIEQHRQNESINRPTVVAKNNEKNSFEDAQHAQPGVETADSLDKKSSVPPQKKHAFRMSALEDSFEMDEDINFDKSASQLAEGRDKMGISGAEKKSLSTDEALNKPAALSETNANLGILNKRKDMKVPDAALISVSSPSFLPSSDPLSPEVVPPSFGSNKSKESSGDKVPALLFSSSFPLSGLKPEGSSSLSNPAFGLAGASSELLESDNSQKDGKSNGKLEPLSSGLSPSVLFAAPSSTSSFSNGQFTPSPAISATSLLASSNSPKDVQSYSSSEVAHSTSISAAVGGGLFGFAAASSVSTEPLIKSGPSEVPPMVSTLSTASTADDADLKTKAANSDNLSSNSPFAGSSFASTSPGNSIFGFSSSGMSTVTTASVQSQSSVFSTGAQSLVSAQTSLTGSDNTRVTQSVPAHFGSSTTSPEVGNSGMTSFSSVGSASSNTGIVSAAASDSNPVGSSAAAFGNFSFGASSSTSSTMSSSVGPSSGTTQLAFTFGASPAVHAATAALATSSNATSAIFSFGNKSSSSSANAVDTSTRPSPSTFNFGGSSSASSLNNVSMSNSAAPGIFSFGGGSSASSTNTVSTSTNATPGVFSFGGNSSACSTNTVSISTSATAGIFNFGASSSVLSTNTVSTSTSAAPSVFSFGASSSVSSTNAVNATSTVSPSPFAFGASSASPQTSSAAGILGSNWQAPKSPVFSSPFSSATPTGFAFGASSSSFTPPATTAAVFGSAPSTPSGPAFPFGSTSLTNPSTQAIFGNSTSPFTASPGNNNQMSMEDSMAEDTMHASSPAVAFGQPSVSPSPGGFMFGSTPNPFQFGGQQNQAAAAAVQNPSPFAASGSLGAGGSFSLGSNGPDKSGRKIVKVNRNKNRRK